The Deltaproteobacteria bacterium region ACCTCTCTGCAAATAAGCCATCGAGGGCCTCATCCATCTATTCGGACACGAATTTGACTGGAAACTCCTCCTGATCGTAGAGTTTGATATCGGGCAGGACCATGAGTGTTACCGTTCCGTAGGCGAGCAATCGGCCTCTTTGATCCTCGATTCGAGCGTCCGCGAGCCCCAATGTGCGGCCTACTTTGATGGTTCGGCCCGTTCCGATGAGGCGTCCATTTAGGGCCGGCGCGAGATAGTTAAGCTTCATCTCCACGGTGGTCATCCCCGCGCCGGATATGACTTCGGTGTAGTACGCCCAGAAACCGGCGGAGTCGATAAGGGTTGAAAAGACTCCTCCATGAACCATTCCGAATGGTTGCAGGTGTTTCTGCCGTACGTCGATCTCCACTCGGGCCATCCCAAGCGAGAGTTCTTCGATCACCATGGATTGAAGAGAGAAATGAGGACAGGCATTGACGTGTCCCCGGATCGCGGCTGTCCATTCGGGATTGAGTTCCTTCATGTTCGACTCCGCAATCTATATAGATAGATCCATTTTTCCCGTACATTCGGCGAAAAAACGAGGCGCCGTCCGGCCTGTAACAGCCGGGCTTTTTCAACGAGTTGGTAAACGATCCCTCCTCAACTCCCGAAGGCTCCACAGCCGTTCACACCTCAACCGCGTATCGATCTTGGAAGAAGCATCTGGTGGTGCGGACACGAACCGCCCGGATTCTGATACACGCTTCGAACAAATCCCACCGCGTAATCCCTCATGTTGGCGAGGGGAACGATCTCGTCCACAAATCCACGCCGAGCGCAATACACAGGACGAGACTGATCGTAATATTGTCGAGCCAATGCGTTCATTTTGTCTATGACCGGTTCCAAGTTTCTTCCAGCGTCCTTCTCCTTGACGAGCCGGCGTGCAAACGCGGCCACCGATGCGGTTTCACCATGCATTACATAGATTTCCGTGGTGGGCACCCCTAATGTAAACGCGTTGTTACGGGTCGCCTGAGGTCCTCCCATGATGTAGTGAGCCGCCGCCGTGCCTTTTCGAAGAACGACGCACATCATGGGAACCTGCGAATGTTCTATGGAATAGATAAGGGACTGGCCTAACCCCAAGAGCTCGGCTTTCTCGGCAATATCCCCCACATCGATGCCCGAGGTGTCCTGGAGCCAGATCACGGGAATCCGGTCCCTGCCGCACAGGGTGACCAATTCGTTCATCTTGATCAGTCCCTGGCGATACAGCTTGCCGCCCACACCCGGATAAGGAGCATACTCGGGATAGCCTTTGGGGAGGAACCCCTGCCGGTTGGCAATAACGCCCACCGGAAAGCCGTCTATTTTTGCCAACCCGCAGTATACTTCGGGACCAAAATCGGACCGATACTCCATGTGTTCGCTATTGTCCAGGAAACGCGCCAGAACTTGCTCGATGGAGTAGGTCATCTTCTGGTTGAACGCCACCACATAGTCAAGTTCGCCGGGTGTATATTTTGGAGGACGCGGTTCGTCGACGCGAAAGTATTCGGCTCCATACTGCGGCATTCCCTCCATGCATTGTTTGACGGCGTTCAGGACCCCTTCTTCCGTGTCGAATTTCTTTCTGAAGAACCCCGTTTGATCGTGATGAATCTTTACGCCTCCCGGAGGCTCCTCTTTGAAGGCGCGCGTGGCCTCGATGATCTGTTCCGCGCCTTCGAGGTCAAAAGATCCTTTCGGACTCATGCCGCTCACGATTCCGCCGCCGCCCACGGCCATATTGGCCTTTTCATGAGCGAAGATGATGGCCGGAC contains the following coding sequences:
- a CDS encoding PaaI family thioesterase — translated: MKELNPEWTAAIRGHVNACPHFSLQSMVIEELSLGMARVEIDVRQKHLQPFGMVHGGVFSTLIDSAGFWAYYTEVISGAGMTTVEMKLNYLAPALNGRLIGTGRTIKVGRTLGLADARIEDQRGRLLAYGTVTLMVLPDIKLYDQEEFPVKFVSE
- a CDS encoding glutaconyl-CoA decarboxylase subunit alpha, which gives rise to MHQYFQNMAPIGKPLKEKEIQKMEANAAKIKEVEAQVNEAVAKVYNAGIPAEKIRQRGERTAFERLEQLVDPGTWLPMNSLYDPELNQEGSTGVINGLARISGRYASIIASDNKVLAGAWVPGQMENIFRAQDMAEQLRIPLVWVLNCSGVKLTEQEEVYAGRRSGGRTFFRHAELIQKGIPVICGIFGTNPAGGGYHGISPAIIFAHEKANMAVGGGGIVSGMSPKGSFDLEGAEQIIEATRAFKEEPPGGVKIHHDQTGFFRKKFDTEEGVLNAVKQCMEGMPQYGAEYFRVDEPRPPKYTPGELDYVVAFNQKMTYSIEQVLARFLDNSEHMEYRSDFGPEVYCGLAKIDGFPVGVIANRQGFLPKGYPEYAPYPGVGGKLYRQGLIKMNELVTLCGRDRIPVIWLQDTSGIDVGDIAEKAELLGLGQSLIYSIEHSQVPMMCVVLRKGTAAAHYIMGGPQATRNNAFTLGVPTTEIYVMHGETASVAAFARRLVKEKDAGRNLEPVIDKMNALARQYYDQSRPVYCARRGFVDEIVPLANMRDYAVGFVRSVYQNPGGSCPHHQMLLPRSIRG